From the genome of Cydia amplana chromosome 24, ilCydAmpl1.1, whole genome shotgun sequence:
cgtgccgccccatgtacattaggatgtacactcggtttcgatggaatgtcaaccttgtCTCGTTAAATTTCGAACAAATGAGATTgaacccaattgaaaatacaacaagattcaaacttccttggctataattttgtaaggTGGGTGGCATGAGGTTAAGACAGAAACATATTCTGTATTAAGTATAGGGAGCTgatactggtgaatttccaatatgactagGAACTCCTGTAGCcatttaagaagtgtaacattCTTATAGATAGTAGATTGGTAGATATAGATATAGCTAGGTACCCACCTAAGGTGCCAGGTtggatatggtggaaatatttgcTGTCAACGTCTTATAGTGTTGATCTActacagttcgtttttttttagcattagaaataaggtaaacaatcttgatgcgtcttttaattgaaaaacacattttaaaaataagttacggtaaataggtaacaattatgaatctaatacgatcatttatattcttctgctttcataagtaaaagttattgatttttaaaaagtgtttttcaccttaccttctttcatgttctttctaatgctaaaaaaaacgaactatagctgtaatttatatttacaacAAACCTATGCACTTGGCTCAATGTCGCTTTGGCAGTGTCAAAAGTTGCATTGTTAAATTTTAGTGGAAGTATAGTATAAGTCACAATGCTATCCTAAAACTATTGTCACACCTCCTAGTGGAAATTGTCTTAGGATGTAGGCCATATCTACCATTTTGTAATTTTGCCTGTTAATATTATTGGCTAACTAACTGtatctgtgtttttttttcccaACAAAGAACTGGTTACTTGGAAGAAACAGTAAACTCTCCATAGACAACAAACTCCTAATCTACAAAACTATTCTTAAGCCAGCATGGATGTATGGCATACAACTTTGGGGCAGTGCCAGCAACTCCAACATCTCAATAATACAAAGAATGCAAAACAACATACTGCAGTCCATGAGCAAAGCTCCGTGGTTCACAACCAACTCagaaatacataaatacctgcAAATCAATACTGTGAAGGAAGAAACCTTCACGCAACTAAAGCATATTACCATAGATTAAGACACCACCCAAACGACCTGGCAGCAAAACTAACAGACAAGGGTTATGAAAAAAGACTAAAAAGAAAAGACATCTTCCCTCATACATAGACAATCCAAAATTGTCAAAGCTAAATGAGTAGAAGCCCTCGCTCGAGGACTCGCTCGTCATGATATAAAGCACTCAACCAATCTGCTTAGTCTGCGGTCTTAGTAGTCCTTTCTAGTGTTTAATCAGGAACAACAAGTTAAATCATCAatgtattcaaattaaaatgTGAAAGTACAAAAATGTACAGGTCAAATTTTCATAATGGCTGGTATCACCAGTTTGCGTACGCGTTTTGAAACACtttattttagtaaatgagCCTCATTTTCATACAAGAAGCGGGTAATTTCACAGCCTGCGTAGCCTTGTCGAGTTGGAAGGCAAAAAACAAGATTTTTGACAATCCTCTATCTCCCTCGCACTTTGCTCTCTCCGTATGCGACCGTCCTTGTCATCACTGACAGATATTACTGACGTGTCTAACTGATCTGATAACAAGCGTAAAAATAAACGAAAAATGTTTATATTACACGCTTTTGTGACACAAAATATTAAGGTTGAAGCTAGAAATATGATTAAACTACAAGTTACATTCACTTTAACGGCTAAATATCCTCTAGCAACAGTAGAAATGATGAGAAAAGTCGAATACTCACTGCCTCCATACTCCCAGAAGGGAACCGATCCATCTTTCTGGGCCAAATAAGGTGGTTTGAATGAGTATTTGTACTCGAACCGCCTATGCACCGTCTGGCTGTTGGCACGCACTGTGAAGCATAGTAATAACGCACAGAACAATAGTTTTATTGAGAACATTTTCGTCGACCGACCCTCTCCGTGTCACGTCAAAACTGAACCGAGTGAAGTTTGTCGTGACATTGTCAAGAGAACGTGGAAGTACAgggttgtcagtaaaaaaaataggTCCAAACTGCAAATCTAATCGAATCtaaatttatacttggtcaacgagatcttgacagtagaaaaaggcggcaaatttgaaaaatgtaggcgcgaagggatatcgtcccatagaaaatttgaatttcgcgccttttttactgacaaaatttggttgaccagctatatgtattaAGGGCATATCCACATATCGCGAAAAATGAAATCAAAATTTTGTTATATGCCTCTCTATTGTACTTTCTCCCTGTGATATAAAAGCagataattttttaatttttattcacaaaaagaatttgttaaaaaaaaattatgaacgTCACCTTTGTCTGTCATGCTCATGCCAATGTCAATTTTTATCATATCTGTGGTTCGATTCAGCATTGTCAATAAATGAAAAAATCTACcggcaaaaataaacaaaatttatatgaaaattcaCGGAACCCACAACTTCTATTAAGATATCTAGATTGAGCGTGTTCTGTTAAAATTCTAAGAGTAATTTTATCATAAAATGGCCACGAAAAAGCCCAAAGCCGAATTGGTGGCTATTTGTAAACTTGAATTCTACAGGAAACAGAAAAACTGGAAGTTTTGCTCCCAGGATCGTAAAGCGAAGGATTCTAAGAGACGTACTAAAAGTACCAAGTAAGTGGTTACACTGAGAGTCATGAATAGGTCAAATTACATTCATACATAAGTAGCATAAACTTTGGTTATGTTATGAAATGCTGCGTAACATAGTTTCATACTAGATTGGGCCAACTAATTCTATTCCTTCTAACCTGGGTCCAAAACTAAGATCCTCTAACGGATATAACGTCCATGTACCCACAGCACATCTAGGATATGAAATGAAACAATGTaatgaaaatgatttttttacagATGGCCCCAGCATGGGTATCCTCTGTCAATCCTACCAAGAGAGTCAGTGTCACATTCTAGTTTTATTTTCTCTCTTTATGGTCGGGATGCTAGCCTTTCAAATGCCGGAGGAAACTATTTGAAAAAATCCCGGCGCATGAGGggttaagccaaatctcatacgAACAATCAAAACCTATGCAGACACCATCTATAAACCCTTTGACAATTTCCAACCCCGTTTCAGTGCAAAACTCAACAAGACCTACAACATTACACCGGCACCCAAGAAACCAGAAGTGGAACCAGACCCAGGAGCACCAGAACCTGTGAAGCCCGAGAAACAGCAAAACCTGGATGAAGCGTTTGTGGAGGCGGAGACCGGGACAGCCTCGGAGTCGGACGAGCCGGTGGTGGAAGGGCAGGATATCTTGAAAGATGTCCTTGAGACTGAGACAGGTATACTTAAGTGGCTATGAACATAAAACtgtagtaattttatttatttttatgattttctaGAAGGTAGACTTAAATTATTGTTCTATGTCCATCTCTgcttaggtacataaataaataaattacattcaaTAATACAGAGCGAAACAATAAACTCCTTTTTTTAGACAgtcatgtaaaaatataaaaaccgcCATTGTTttctaacataaataaataataaataaataaatattataggacatgcttacacaaattgaccaagtcccacagtaagctcaagaaggcttgtgttgtgggtactcagacaacgatatatataatatacaaatacataaatacatagaaaacagccaagactcaggaacaaatatctgtgtttatcacacaaataaatgcccttaccaggattcgaatccaggaccgcggcttaacaggcagggtcactacccactaggccagaccagtcatcaaacataaatatataaataatataggaATAAGTGACAAGTTGGATGAGTGGTGTGCAAGTCATTTttccattttatttctaaacatttttctcGTTCGCGGACATTGCTGCTTacctaatacaaaattaatttattatctcCACAGGAAAGCCTTCGCCTCAATCGGAGCCCCCCTGGAGCCTCTATTCGCCGCGCTGGTCCATCCAGCGCTGGGCGGAGCGCCACCGCCTCTGGAACCCTGAACCCACCCAAGATCCACCGTGCCCCACTTTTGATCCACCGTGCCCCACTTTTGATCCACCGTGCCCCACGTTTGATCCACCTTGCCCCACTCGCGATTGCCTCACACACGATCCGATATACCCTTTACAAAATCAAGACATGAACTCTCCAACATACCCTCAACAACTCGCTCAAGATACCAACTGTCCTATCTTTGATAACAACTACAATAGAATACAGCAGGACTTATACTCGAATCAAAACTTTCACTACCCCACTTATGATTCAAATTACCCCACATACACAAAACATACAGAATTCGATCCAAAATATGCAAGCGTGTTTTTCTACAACTCGTGCTACCAAGACTTGGATGTGCCCCATAGAGGGCACAGTGAGGGGTGTGTACCCCCCCACGTGGGGAGTGAGGGGGGGGAGTGGTGCGCGGGGGAGGGGGCGGCGTGGGACGAGCCCGAGTGGGCGGCAGGTACGCTGGCAATTACAATCTTatttagttataataataataatataataataataaatcatttatttcaag
Proteins encoded in this window:
- the LOC134658985 gene encoding uncharacterized protein LOC134658985 — its product is MATKKPKAELVAICKLEFYRKQKNWKFCSQDRKAKDSKRRTKSTNAKLNKTYNITPAPKKPEVEPDPGAPEPVKPEKQQNLDEAFVEAETGTASESDEPVVEGQDILKDVLETETGKPSPQSEPPWSLYSPRWSIQRWAERHRLWNPEPTQDPPCPTFDPPCPTFDPPCPTFDPPCPTRDCLTHDPIYPLQNQDMNSPTYPQQLAQDTNCPIFDNNYNRIQQDLYSNQNFHYPTYDSNYPTYTKHTEFDPKYASVFFYNSCYQDLDVPHRGHSEGCVPPHVGSEGGEWCAGEGAAWDEPEWAAEAAAWGVCGAGGEDATDGERRRDLSSVSRCDSLPSVASSEFIRGAALAPHSTQIDLLLGPEPATALTGPALAAAVARHTAALRELLHETHRRQQISSKQAPSYDEIPVRDPGSSQHHPPLRFTDPSVSGSFRNTPDLQGQTGHAGQGQNDVGRGRGRLRVGIRMGRPYRL